The Candidatus Polarisedimenticolaceae bacterium genome window below encodes:
- a CDS encoding glycosyltransferase family 39 protein produces MSERDASPPGRGRWIVAVVVFAAALAVRRGIEIRAHVEGDERIYHALVEQWDAGRGYTLQGHPLLQEPGTDVEQYGQKLFFHPPGGIALFWVAHRFFGDPGFMLVEVLSFAVFFWATLALTALLVRPFGIFEATVGSLLAGFSPIVVQVTARWWLDGPVVALATLAAVLGLVAARRGSVAWAAGAGLALGAAALVKPTAFLIMPGLALLALIAAKDAGVKPARRAAAVALGTAAACYGVWLLWRWHVTGTPFPGYAGRPMPRLVATNPYVHYVTVERGPLVYLRLLPEVLPTLVPACVLTAMQSGRVRLRSISLALVAWIATIVIVHVGLGAIGFSKVLRYVILVSPAAIVLFVAQSSALLRAGLPRSAGRWVLAVACAAAVVLEIVQGIHTMVLDRDLIIPWPWGL; encoded by the coding sequence GTGAGCGAGCGCGACGCATCGCCCCCCGGGCGCGGAAGGTGGATCGTCGCCGTCGTCGTCTTCGCGGCCGCGCTCGCAGTCCGCCGCGGCATCGAGATCCGCGCGCACGTCGAGGGAGACGAGCGGATCTATCACGCGCTCGTCGAGCAATGGGACGCAGGGCGCGGTTACACCCTGCAGGGACATCCGCTGCTCCAGGAGCCCGGCACCGACGTCGAGCAGTACGGGCAGAAGCTGTTCTTCCACCCGCCCGGTGGGATCGCGCTCTTCTGGGTCGCGCACCGCTTCTTCGGCGATCCCGGCTTCATGCTCGTCGAGGTCTTGAGCTTCGCGGTCTTCTTCTGGGCGACTCTCGCGCTCACGGCGCTCCTCGTGCGGCCGTTCGGGATCTTCGAGGCCACGGTGGGATCGCTCCTCGCCGGGTTCTCGCCGATCGTCGTGCAGGTGACGGCGCGCTGGTGGCTCGACGGCCCCGTCGTCGCTCTCGCGACGCTCGCCGCGGTTCTCGGCCTCGTCGCGGCGCGCCGCGGCAGCGTGGCCTGGGCGGCGGGCGCGGGCCTCGCCCTCGGCGCCGCCGCGCTCGTCAAACCGACGGCGTTCCTCATCATGCCGGGGCTCGCGCTCCTTGCGCTCATCGCCGCGAAGGACGCCGGGGTGAAGCCGGCGCGCCGCGCTGCCGCCGTCGCTCTCGGGACGGCGGCCGCGTGCTACGGCGTCTGGCTCCTCTGGCGCTGGCACGTCACGGGGACGCCGTTCCCCGGCTACGCGGGGCGCCCGATGCCGCGCCTCGTCGCGACGAACCCCTACGTCCACTACGTGACGGTCGAGCGCGGTCCTCTCGTCTACCTGCGCCTGCTCCCCGAGGTGCTGCCGACGCTGGTTCCGGCCTGCGTTCTCACCGCGATGCAGTCGGGACGCGTGCGGCTACGCTCGATCAGCCTCGCACTCGTCGCGTGGATCGCGACGATCGTGATCGTCCACGTCGGCCTCGGCGCGATCGGTTTCTCCAAGGTGCTGCGCTACGTCATCCTCGTCAGCCCCGCCGCGATCGTGCTCTTCGTGGCGCAGTCGTCCGCGCTCCTCCGCGCCGGCCTTCCCAGGAGCGCGGGCCGCTGGGTGCTCGCCGTCGCCTGCGCCGCCGCGGTCGTCCTCGAGATCGTGCAGGGAATCCACACGATGGTGCTCGATCGCGATCTCATCATTCCTTGGCCGTGGGGACTGTGA
- a CDS encoding DUF2914 domain-containing protein: protein MESTGGRLREERETRGMSLADLAEATGVGLPYLEAMEAGDFDALPGRAFGKLYIRAYAEVLTFDPQPLIEQYDRERRGEGHGGPDPTRPAPAGSRPVAEAIARWKAARSDVVAESLEPEFVEPEFVEPELVEPETVEPEAVADAEPAATQPEPEPVPVLEPLVPEPEPALAIGMIAPDPLAPPVANTDAPRSRRSLFIAGLVVAAIVIAILFAVSRRSTSTEPALPPVATAPVASPPPVSPPAPVVKEEAPAVAKSAPAPPPKVSPPKPSGPPSDLTISESGLGRRVVSGRLEGEGTEFHEGDVVCFQTRVFGGRRGDAIRHVWIYEGRAQQSIPLRVGDADWRTHSSKTIYKSGSWSVEARDAGGHVLASAAFTCRPRGQ from the coding sequence ATGGAATCGACCGGCGGCCGCCTTCGCGAGGAGCGCGAGACGCGCGGGATGTCGCTCGCCGACCTCGCCGAAGCGACCGGGGTCGGCCTCCCCTACCTCGAGGCGATGGAGGCGGGAGACTTCGACGCGCTTCCCGGCCGCGCCTTCGGCAAGCTCTACATCCGCGCCTACGCCGAGGTGCTCACCTTCGATCCGCAACCGCTCATCGAGCAATACGACCGCGAGCGCCGCGGCGAAGGGCACGGCGGTCCTGATCCCACCCGCCCCGCCCCGGCCGGCTCGCGTCCCGTCGCCGAAGCGATCGCGCGATGGAAGGCCGCGCGGAGCGACGTCGTGGCGGAGTCGCTCGAGCCGGAGTTCGTCGAGCCGGAGTTCGTCGAGCCGGAGTTGGTCGAGCCGGAGACGGTCGAGCCGGAGGCGGTGGCCGACGCCGAGCCGGCGGCGACGCAGCCCGAACCCGAGCCCGTGCCGGTGCTCGAGCCGCTCGTGCCGGAGCCGGAGCCCGCGCTGGCGATCGGAATGATCGCGCCCGATCCGCTCGCTCCTCCCGTCGCTAACACGGACGCGCCGCGCTCTCGACGATCGCTCTTCATCGCCGGCCTCGTCGTGGCCGCGATCGTCATCGCGATCCTCTTTGCCGTCTCACGCCGCTCGACTTCGACGGAACCCGCCTTGCCACCGGTGGCGACCGCTCCCGTCGCATCGCCGCCACCGGTTTCTCCTCCCGCGCCCGTCGTCAAAGAGGAAGCTCCCGCGGTCGCGAAGTCAGCGCCGGCGCCGCCTCCCAAGGTCTCGCCGCCGAAGCCTTCGGGACCACCGAGCGATCTCACGATCTCGGAGTCGGGGCTCGGACGGCGCGTCGTCTCGGGACGTCTCGAAGGCGAGGGCACGGAGTTTCACGAAGGCGACGTCGTCTGCTTCCAGACGCGCGTGTTCGGCGGACGGCGCGGGGACGCGATCCGGCATGTCTGGATCTACGAAGGCCGCGCGCAGCAATCGATCCCTCTCCGCGTGGGCGACGCCGACTGGCGAACGCACAGCTCGAAGACGATCTACAAGTCGGGCTCGTGGTCGGTCGAGGCGCGCGACGCCGGCGGTCACGTCCTCGCCAGCGCTGCGTTCACGTGCAGACCTCGCGGACAGTGA
- a CDS encoding M56 family metallopeptidase translates to MTPTIVDALAWTLIHFVWQGAAIALASALALALLVKSRPRARYAVLGTALALMAASPVMTLVARTMRPSREAISFSAAAVVASESPAAPAVAASPAAAPAPPDALRWIVALWICGVALSGLRALAGWWGAQRMRRRGASPAVAWIETARSLGARLGLVRPVEISLSTTAPGPVTLGWWRPVILLPFSTVTALTPAEIEMVLAHELAHIVRRDYLVNLLQIAVETVLFYHPAVWWVSRRMRIEREHVADDLAIAACGDRVAYARAMAALDAEVAPAAVLAAGGGSLLGRIERLAGVPRREGSTAPAWLGALAVASAVVLGLGAPQPEALAGAKPAKPAQLDGFLGGLTAAGYGDLSLEQIFALHDHGVDPAYASAMASAGLGHLPVDDLIQLHDHGVRPDFVRGIVQSGLVADLATDTAIRLAEHGIDPAELARIRALSFGPFPTETLIAVRDHGVDAATFEVLRAIGPGDDPAAEAIELRNYGVTMDRIRSMRRQGFDKMTVTQVLALARGGVI, encoded by the coding sequence ATGACGCCCACGATCGTCGATGCGTTGGCCTGGACGCTCATCCACTTCGTCTGGCAAGGCGCGGCGATCGCGCTCGCCTCCGCGCTCGCGCTCGCGCTGCTCGTGAAGAGCCGGCCGCGGGCGCGCTACGCCGTCCTGGGCACGGCACTCGCGCTCATGGCGGCGTCGCCGGTGATGACGCTCGTCGCGAGGACGATGCGGCCGAGCCGGGAAGCGATCTCGTTTTCCGCGGCGGCGGTCGTCGCGAGCGAGAGTCCCGCGGCCCCGGCCGTCGCCGCATCGCCGGCCGCCGCTCCTGCTCCTCCCGATGCGCTGAGGTGGATCGTCGCCCTCTGGATCTGCGGCGTCGCGCTCTCGGGGCTCCGCGCGCTCGCCGGCTGGTGGGGCGCGCAGCGCATGCGCCGGCGTGGGGCATCGCCGGCGGTCGCATGGATCGAGACGGCTCGTTCCCTGGGCGCACGGCTCGGCCTCGTCCGGCCGGTCGAGATCTCGCTCTCGACGACGGCGCCTGGGCCGGTGACGCTGGGTTGGTGGCGGCCCGTCATCCTCTTGCCGTTCTCGACGGTGACCGCGCTCACGCCGGCGGAGATCGAGATGGTGCTCGCGCACGAGCTGGCCCACATCGTCCGCCGCGACTACCTCGTCAACCTGCTCCAGATCGCCGTCGAGACGGTGCTCTTCTACCATCCCGCGGTTTGGTGGGTGAGCCGTCGCATGCGCATCGAGCGCGAGCACGTCGCCGACGATCTCGCGATCGCCGCCTGCGGCGACCGCGTCGCCTACGCGCGCGCGATGGCGGCGCTCGACGCGGAGGTCGCACCCGCCGCCGTCCTCGCGGCAGGCGGCGGTTCGCTCCTCGGGCGCATCGAGCGGCTCGCAGGCGTGCCCCGCCGCGAAGGCTCCACGGCACCGGCGTGGCTCGGCGCCCTCGCCGTCGCGTCGGCCGTCGTCCTCGGGCTCGGGGCGCCGCAGCCCGAGGCGCTCGCCGGGGCGAAGCCCGCCAAGCCTGCCCAGCTCGACGGGTTCCTCGGCGGCCTCACCGCGGCCGGTTACGGCGACCTCAGCCTCGAGCAGATCTTCGCGCTCCACGACCACGGCGTCGATCCCGCCTACGCCTCAGCGATGGCATCGGCGGGTCTCGGCCACCTGCCAGTCGACGATCTCATCCAGCTCCACGACCACGGCGTGCGCCCGGACTTCGTCCGCGGCATCGTGCAGTCGGGACTCGTGGCCGACCTCGCGACCGATACGGCGATCCGGCTCGCCGAGCACGGCATCGATCCGGCTGAGCTGGCGCGCATCCGCGCGCTCTCGTTCGGGCCGTTCCCGACGGAGACGCTCATCGCCGTTCGCGATCACGGCGTCGACGCCGCCACGTTCGAGGTGCTGCGCGCGATCGGTCCCGGCGACGACCCGGCCGCCGAGGCGATCGAGCTCCGGAACTACGGGGTCACGATGGACCGCATCCGCTCGATGCGGCGCCAAGGGTTCGACAAGATGACGGTGACGCAGGTGCTCGCGCTCGCGCGCGGCGGCGTCATCTGA
- a CDS encoding BlaI/MecI/CopY family transcriptional regulator, translating into MRNKPTAAELTILRTLWALGPSTVRQVHDAREETATGYTTTLKLLQIMADKGLVRRNESQRAHVYEARLPREKTQAQLVRDLVDSVFGGSASRLVVHALAAKPSSPAERQEIRRLLDAMEEKRR; encoded by the coding sequence ATGCGCAATAAACCGACGGCCGCCGAGCTCACGATCCTGCGGACGCTCTGGGCCTTGGGCCCGTCGACGGTGCGGCAGGTCCACGACGCGCGCGAGGAGACCGCGACCGGCTACACGACGACGCTCAAGCTCCTGCAGATCATGGCCGACAAGGGCCTCGTCCGGCGCAACGAGTCGCAGCGCGCCCACGTGTACGAGGCGCGCCTGCCGCGCGAGAAGACGCAGGCGCAGCTCGTCCGCGACCTCGTCGACTCGGTGTTCGGCGGCTCGGCGTCGCGTCTCGTCGTTCACGCCCTCGCCGCCAAGCCGTCGAGCCCCGCCGAGCGGCAGGAGATTCGCCGCCTGCTCGACGCGATGGAGGAGAAACGCCGATGA
- a CDS encoding exopolysaccharide biosynthesis polyprenyl glycosylphosphotransferase, translating into MTMLLDEVQIQAEAATPTLASRPGRRVPRSVLVPALTRLEPPIASAAPIRRLLVVGTGALAHSVVAAVRADRTRRYEFVGACGEAEGDGLPAGTFPILGPVDRLPHLLETHAIDTAVVAIDEGKVPLPVRGLMRARLRGTRFERSTEFYERLTGKIAIETMTPRDVLFASGFPHRCLAGSLARVTSALVAGLALLAASPLLALIAVAIVLDSPGPVFFVQERVGLQGRSFRLIKFRTMRVDREAPSEWVRDNGHRITRVGYWLRRFRLDELPQLINIVRGEMNLVGPRPHPAANYPLLATVMRNVPETGVEIPLYSLRTLVRPGITGWAQVKYGYANGVVEEVEKLRYDLYYLKHRSMWLDLRILLETFSVVFFSRTFETSASSDEDEQVTYGPSNSSRSSLRSSR; encoded by the coding sequence ATGACGATGCTCCTCGACGAAGTCCAGATCCAGGCGGAAGCGGCGACGCCCACCCTCGCGTCACGTCCAGGTCGTCGCGTCCCCCGTTCGGTTCTCGTCCCGGCGCTCACGCGCCTCGAGCCCCCGATCGCCTCGGCCGCGCCGATCCGTCGCCTCCTCGTGGTCGGCACCGGCGCTCTGGCGCACAGCGTCGTCGCCGCGGTGCGCGCGGACCGGACCCGTCGTTACGAGTTCGTCGGAGCCTGCGGGGAGGCGGAGGGCGACGGCCTACCGGCCGGCACCTTCCCGATCCTGGGGCCGGTCGATCGCCTCCCGCACCTCCTGGAGACGCACGCGATCGATACCGCAGTCGTCGCGATCGACGAAGGGAAGGTGCCGCTCCCCGTCCGCGGGCTCATGCGCGCGCGCCTGCGCGGCACGCGTTTCGAGCGCTCCACCGAGTTCTACGAGCGCCTCACCGGGAAGATCGCCATCGAGACGATGACGCCGCGCGACGTCCTCTTCGCCTCCGGCTTCCCTCACCGCTGCCTCGCGGGCAGCCTCGCCCGCGTGACGAGCGCGCTCGTCGCCGGCCTCGCGCTCCTGGCGGCGTCGCCGCTCCTGGCGCTCATCGCCGTTGCAATCGTGCTCGACTCGCCGGGACCGGTGTTCTTCGTGCAGGAGCGCGTCGGCTTGCAGGGCCGCAGCTTCCGGCTCATCAAGTTCCGCACGATGCGCGTCGACCGCGAGGCGCCCTCCGAGTGGGTCCGTGACAACGGGCACCGGATCACGCGCGTCGGCTACTGGCTCCGCCGTTTCCGTCTCGACGAGCTCCCGCAGCTCATCAACATCGTGCGCGGCGAGATGAACCTCGTCGGCCCGCGTCCGCACCCCGCCGCGAACTACCCCCTGCTCGCGACCGTGATGCGCAACGTGCCGGAAACTGGCGTCGAGATCCCGCTGTACTCGCTCCGAACCCTCGTGCGGCCCGGGATCACAGGTTGGGCCCAGGTCAAGTACGGCTACGCGAACGGAGTCGTCGAGGAGGTCGAGAAGCTCCGGTACGACCTCTACTACCTGAAGCACCGCTCGATGTGGCTCGACCTCCGGATCCTCCTCGAGACGTTCAGCGTCGTGTTCTTCTCGAGGACGTTCGAGACGTCGGCCTCTTCCGACGAGGACGAACAGGTGACCTACGGCCCCTCGAACTCCAGCCGGTCCTCGCTGAGATCCAGCCGGTAA
- a CDS encoding response regulator transcription factor — protein MPNRILMLGDRPENGPSLRDRLADEGFDVVQARDELEAIAAASSAAPDLILLDLERPVLDGLEVCRHIRQRLHAPEIPVVVVSATTEDADKVAALEHGADDFVSRPFNPRELIARMRAVLRRTARPSEGVTLRAGAVEMDLDRYKVTSSGRRLRLTSKEFELLRVLLEARGRIVRRETLFSKVWGYAVGTGITSRTLDVHIRRLRRILEMEGPRILTVRGVGYRLDLSEDRLEFEGP, from the coding sequence GTGCCCAACCGGATCCTCATGCTGGGCGACCGGCCCGAAAACGGGCCGAGCCTCCGTGACCGCCTGGCCGACGAAGGCTTCGACGTCGTGCAGGCGCGCGACGAGTTGGAAGCGATCGCCGCCGCCTCGTCGGCCGCGCCCGATCTCATCCTGCTCGATCTCGAGCGCCCCGTGCTCGACGGCCTCGAGGTCTGCCGCCACATCCGCCAGCGCCTCCACGCCCCCGAGATCCCCGTCGTCGTCGTGAGTGCGACCACCGAGGACGCCGACAAGGTCGCCGCCCTCGAGCACGGCGCCGACGATTTCGTCTCGCGCCCGTTCAACCCGCGCGAGCTCATCGCCCGGATGCGCGCCGTGCTCCGTCGTACCGCGCGGCCGTCGGAAGGCGTGACCTTGCGCGCCGGCGCCGTCGAGATGGACCTCGACCGCTACAAGGTGACGTCGTCGGGGCGCCGGCTCCGCCTCACGTCGAAGGAGTTCGAGCTGCTGCGCGTCCTCCTCGAGGCGCGCGGGCGCATCGTCCGCCGCGAGACGCTGTTCTCGAAGGTGTGGGGTTACGCCGTGGGCACCGGCATCACGTCGCGGACGCTCGACGTCCACATCCGGCGCCTCCGGCGGATCCTGGAGATGGAGGGGCCGCGGATCTTGACGGTGAGGGGCGTCGGTTACCGGCTGGATCTCAGCGAGGACCGGCTGGAGTTCGAGGGGCCGTAG
- a CDS encoding response regulator transcription factor, with product MAIRVVIADDHQIVRQGFRALLEKDGFEVVGEAEDGAEAVRLVKHFSPDIALLDIAMPNLNGIDAAREIQRASPDTRTILLTMFSEDHRLLEALRAGVSGYLLKTRAVEDLVRAIKDVTRGGVYLSRGLSRDVVDAYLARKPLATVELSPRERQVLQLVAEGKTTKEVASLLGVGVKTAESHRGRIMAKLNIHETAGLVRYAIREGIIQP from the coding sequence ATGGCCATTCGTGTCGTGATCGCAGATGACCACCAGATCGTGAGACAGGGATTCCGGGCGCTCCTCGAGAAGGACGGCTTCGAGGTCGTCGGCGAGGCGGAGGACGGCGCCGAAGCCGTACGCCTCGTGAAACACTTCTCCCCCGACATCGCCCTCCTCGACATCGCGATGCCGAACCTGAACGGGATCGACGCGGCGCGCGAGATCCAGCGCGCCTCGCCCGACACCCGCACGATCCTCCTCACGATGTTCTCGGAGGACCACCGCCTCCTGGAGGCGCTCCGGGCCGGAGTCTCCGGCTATCTCCTCAAGACGCGCGCGGTCGAGGACCTCGTCCGCGCGATCAAGGACGTCACGCGGGGCGGCGTTTATCTCAGCCGCGGCCTGTCACGCGACGTCGTGGACGCCTACTTGGCGCGCAAGCCCCTCGCCACCGTCGAGCTCTCGCCGCGCGAGCGGCAGGTGCTCCAGCTCGTCGCGGAGGGGAAGACGACGAAGGAGGTCGCGAGTCTCCTGGGCGTCGGCGTGAAGACGGCCGAGTCTCACCGCGGCCGCATCATGGCGAAGCTCAACATTCACGAGACGGCGGGCCTCGTCCGCTACGCCATCCGAGAAGGGATCATTCAACCCTGA
- a CDS encoding ATP-binding protein: MIAERERLADDYASWLRAHLRAAGEGPLSHAYEIGRQALAAGMGVLDVASLHDEALVRIHEAGILTGDGSAWVGAQAFLVEALSPFEIVHRGYFETNTALRRVNETLENEARRIAHALHDDLGPLLVSVHLALHELDRKLPSRVRPQVEEVRERLDVVESQLRRLSHELRPMVLEDVGLAAALAFLAEGVEIRTGVPVTVECAGALGLSITAQTVLYRIIQQALINVGKHAHAKKAVVRVSRDGPKIRCSIADDGVGFDVRILNGSPQESRGLGFVGMRERADALGGTVDVSSAPGSGTVVMATIPAEV; encoded by the coding sequence GTGATCGCCGAGCGCGAGCGCCTCGCCGACGATTACGCGAGCTGGCTGCGCGCCCATCTCAGGGCCGCGGGAGAGGGCCCGCTGAGCCACGCCTACGAGATCGGCCGCCAGGCCCTCGCCGCCGGCATGGGCGTCCTCGACGTGGCGAGCCTCCACGACGAGGCGCTCGTGAGGATCCACGAGGCGGGCATCCTGACGGGCGACGGCTCGGCGTGGGTGGGCGCGCAGGCGTTCCTCGTCGAGGCGCTCTCGCCGTTCGAGATCGTGCACCGCGGCTACTTCGAGACGAACACGGCGCTCCGCCGCGTCAACGAGACGCTCGAGAACGAAGCGCGCCGGATCGCTCACGCCCTCCACGACGACCTCGGGCCGCTCCTCGTCTCCGTCCACTTGGCGCTCCATGAGCTCGACCGGAAGCTGCCGTCGAGGGTGCGTCCGCAGGTGGAGGAGGTGCGCGAGCGCCTGGACGTCGTCGAGTCGCAGCTCCGGCGCCTCTCCCACGAGCTCCGGCCGATGGTGCTCGAGGACGTCGGCCTCGCGGCCGCCCTCGCGTTCCTCGCCGAAGGGGTCGAGATCCGTACCGGCGTCCCGGTCACGGTCGAGTGCGCCGGGGCCCTTGGCCTCTCGATCACCGCGCAGACCGTGCTCTACCGCATCATCCAGCAAGCGCTCATCAACGTAGGCAAGCACGCGCACGCGAAGAAAGCCGTCGTCCGGGTCAGCCGGGACGGTCCGAAGATCCGGTGCTCGATCGCCGACGACGGCGTCGGATTCGACGTGCGCATCCTGAACGGCTCGCCCCAGGAGTCCCGCGGCCTCGGCTTCGTCGGTATGCGGGAGCGCGCCGATGCGCTCGGCGGCACGGTCGACGTGTCGTCGGCTCCGGGGAGCGGCACCGTCGTCATGGCGACGATTCCCGCGGAGGTATGA
- a CDS encoding SpoIIE family protein phosphatase, which produces METLSGARVDWAVGATPHPGEHVIGDAYLVHEFPGGTLLAVVDGVGHGVEAESVARIAISTLAANVSSSVAALITQCHARLRGTRGATMTVASFDLSRKELSWAGVGDVAATLMRLDPAGRCREVNLLVRGGLIGTVLPTLQIQITPVVEGDVVILATDGVRPGFRAAYHPGRDPRDIAHRIIDEFGRGNDDALVLVGRFCGGAVTS; this is translated from the coding sequence ATGGAAACGTTGAGCGGTGCGCGCGTCGATTGGGCCGTCGGTGCGACCCCGCATCCGGGGGAGCACGTCATCGGCGACGCCTACCTCGTGCACGAGTTCCCCGGCGGGACGCTCCTCGCGGTCGTCGACGGCGTCGGCCACGGCGTCGAGGCGGAGAGCGTCGCGAGGATCGCGATCTCGACCCTCGCGGCGAACGTGTCGTCGTCCGTCGCGGCGCTCATCACCCAGTGCCACGCGCGTCTCCGCGGCACGCGGGGCGCGACGATGACCGTCGCGTCTTTCGACCTCTCGCGGAAAGAGCTCTCCTGGGCGGGCGTCGGCGACGTCGCCGCCACGCTCATGCGCCTCGATCCAGCGGGCCGATGCCGCGAGGTCAATTTGCTCGTCCGCGGCGGGCTCATCGGCACCGTGCTCCCCACGCTCCAGATCCAGATCACGCCTGTCGTCGAGGGCGACGTCGTCATCCTCGCGACCGACGGCGTCCGTCCGGGGTTTCGCGCGGCTTACCACCCCGGCCGCGATCCGCGCGACATCGCGCACCGGATCATCGACGAGTTCGGCCGCGGCAACGACGACGCGCTCGTCCTCGTCGGCCGCTTCTGCGGCGGGGCGGTGACGTCGTGA
- a CDS encoding anti-sigma regulatory factor: protein MSAAIPEDVEEDLHIRTDADIVTARRRGRLLAERSGFGATDQVLITTAISELARNLLLYAHGGRIALRQVVNREVNGVTVIASDDGPGIADVDRAMEPGYSTSSSLGLGLPGVKRLMDEMSIETQVGVGTTVTATKWKR, encoded by the coding sequence GTGAGCGCAGCGATCCCCGAAGACGTTGAAGAGGATCTCCACATCCGGACCGACGCGGACATCGTGACGGCCCGGAGGCGGGGACGGCTCCTCGCGGAGCGGTCGGGGTTCGGGGCGACCGATCAGGTCTTGATCACGACCGCGATCTCGGAGCTCGCGCGTAACCTCCTTCTCTACGCGCACGGCGGGAGGATCGCGCTGCGCCAGGTCGTGAACCGCGAAGTCAACGGCGTCACGGTGATCGCGAGCGACGACGGGCCCGGCATCGCGGACGTCGACCGCGCGATGGAGCCCGGCTACTCGACCTCCTCGTCGCTCGGCCTCGGCCTCCCGGGCGTCAAGCGATTGATGGACGAGATGAGCATCGAGACCCAAGTCGGCGTGGGGACGACGGTGACGGCGACGAAATGGAAACGTTGA
- a CDS encoding STAS domain-containing protein: MEVPILKQGPYLIASIQTALHDADLVQLRDAIVEKVGKSRSKGVIVDVTALDVIDSFSTRTLSDIAHMIRLRGAHTVIVGIQPEVAFAMVQLGLMLEDVATALDLEEGLAHLEQKGHNSERSDPRRR; the protein is encoded by the coding sequence GTGGAAGTTCCGATCCTGAAGCAGGGTCCCTACTTGATCGCGAGCATCCAGACCGCGCTGCACGACGCCGATCTCGTGCAGCTCCGGGATGCGATCGTGGAGAAGGTGGGCAAGTCGCGCTCGAAGGGCGTCATCGTCGACGTCACCGCTCTCGACGTGATCGATTCGTTCTCGACCAGGACGCTCAGCGACATCGCGCACATGATCCGGCTGCGCGGCGCGCACACGGTGATCGTCGGCATCCAGCCGGAGGTCGCCTTCGCCATGGTTCAGCTCGGACTCATGCTGGAGGACGTGGCGACGGCGCTCGATCTCGAGGAAGGGCTCGCGCATCTTGAACAAAAGGGCCACAACAGTGAGCGCAGCGATCCCCGAAGACGTTGA
- a CDS encoding STAS domain-containing protein: MSTLTNRNDDRIAAGDPQPEANTLLLRQLVAHLRDQSSQLRQEWARRITGAGFLTAMSQDEIFAETTSVYDNYVEALETGTFQAMQAYARNLSERIIPRGVETNEVVGIVLLLRDVLARSLFAKYQSDVRHLSRVLDAYEPAANRIAITVAVGFVQERERTIREQQEAIRELSTPVLQVRDRLLILPIIGLIDPMRARQLTEQLLRGIRANRAKVVVIDITGVAAMDTNVANHLVQTVEASRLLGATVIVTGLSPEIAQTLVNIGVELSKMTTVGDLQGGIEEAERLLGYRVVPKHDDGTLEPEGV; this comes from the coding sequence GTGAGCACGTTGACCAACAGGAATGACGACCGGATCGCAGCGGGCGACCCTCAGCCCGAAGCCAACACGTTGCTCTTGCGCCAGCTCGTCGCGCACCTGCGCGATCAGTCGAGCCAGCTCCGTCAGGAGTGGGCGCGGCGGATCACCGGCGCGGGCTTCCTCACGGCGATGAGCCAGGACGAGATCTTCGCGGAGACGACGTCGGTCTACGACAATTACGTCGAGGCGCTCGAGACGGGGACGTTCCAGGCGATGCAGGCGTACGCGCGGAACCTCTCCGAGCGCATCATCCCGCGCGGCGTCGAAACGAATGAGGTCGTCGGCATCGTTCTCCTCTTGAGGGACGTGCTCGCGCGGTCGCTGTTCGCCAAATATCAATCGGATGTCCGTCACCTGAGCCGCGTTCTCGACGCCTACGAGCCGGCGGCGAACCGCATCGCGATCACGGTCGCGGTCGGTTTCGTCCAGGAGCGCGAGCGGACGATCCGCGAGCAGCAGGAAGCGATCCGCGAGCTGTCGACGCCGGTTCTCCAGGTGCGCGACCGGCTGCTCATCCTTCCGATCATCGGCCTCATCGACCCGATGCGGGCGCGCCAGCTCACCGAGCAGCTCCTGCGCGGGATCCGCGCGAACCGCGCGAAGGTCGTGGTCATCGACATCACGGGGGTCGCGGCGATGGACACCAACGTCGCGAACCACCTGGTGCAGACCGTGGAGGCGTCGCGCCTCCTCGGCGCGACGGTCATCGTCACCGGCCTCTCCCCCGAGATCGCGCAGACCCTCGTCAACATCGGCGTCGAGCTGTCGAAGATGACGACCGTGGGCGATCTCCAGGGCGGCATCGAGGAGGCGGAGCGCCTTCTCGGCTATCGCGTCGTGCCGAAGCACGACGACGGCACGCTCGAGCCCGAGGGTGTCTAG